In Streptomyces nodosus, one DNA window encodes the following:
- a CDS encoding Vgb family protein, which translates to MPSSETPAVREICVADRSAGPYGITAGPDGALWLTLVHSGRIARLTLDGQVEEHPLDSPGCRPTVITQGPDGALWFTRYQDHRIGRITVDGETESFRVPTPDSGPFGITAGPDGALWFTQMNTDRIGRITTEGEITEFPLPLAGGIPSAITAGPDGALWFTLNQAHAIGRITVDGDIAVHALPTPGAAPVGITGDGVALWFVEIGAGRIGRISVDGEIEEFPLPDRTARPHAVVAAATGDCWFTEWGANRVGRITEHGEITEYDLPSPSSEPHGIALGPDGALWVALETGAVARVDPQHVRRAPVRSRPINPERARRVF; encoded by the coding sequence GTGCCTTCTTCCGAAACCCCGGCCGTCAGGGAGATCTGCGTGGCGGACCGGAGCGCGGGACCCTACGGCATCACGGCCGGACCCGACGGCGCGCTGTGGCTCACCCTCGTGCACAGCGGTCGCATCGCGCGGCTCACTCTCGACGGACAAGTCGAGGAACACCCCCTGGACTCGCCCGGGTGCCGCCCGACCGTCATCACCCAGGGACCCGACGGGGCACTGTGGTTCACCCGCTACCAGGACCACCGGATCGGCCGCATCACCGTCGACGGCGAGACGGAGTCCTTCCGCGTGCCGACGCCCGACAGCGGACCCTTCGGCATCACCGCCGGTCCGGACGGTGCGCTGTGGTTCACGCAGATGAACACCGACCGGATCGGCCGCATCACGACCGAGGGAGAGATCACCGAGTTCCCCCTTCCCCTGGCGGGAGGCATCCCCTCGGCGATCACCGCGGGCCCCGACGGAGCCCTGTGGTTCACCCTCAACCAGGCGCACGCGATCGGCCGCATCACCGTCGACGGCGACATCGCCGTCCACGCCCTCCCCACCCCCGGTGCCGCACCCGTGGGCATCACCGGTGACGGCGTGGCCCTGTGGTTCGTCGAGATCGGGGCGGGCCGGATCGGCAGGATCTCGGTGGACGGCGAGATCGAGGAGTTCCCGCTCCCGGACCGTACGGCCCGACCCCATGCCGTTGTCGCGGCCGCCACCGGGGACTGCTGGTTCACCGAATGGGGAGCGAACCGTGTCGGCCGTATCACCGAGCACGGCGAGATCACCGAGTACGACCTTCCCTCACCGTCGTCCGAACCCCATGGCATCGCCCTCGGGCCCGACGGCGCGCTCTGGGTGGCCCTGGAGACGGGGGCGGTCGCCCGGGTGGATCCACAGCACGTCCGGCGTGCTCCCGTGCGGAGCCGGCCCATCAATCCGGAGCGGGCCCGCCGGGTCTTCTAG
- a CDS encoding SpoIIE family protein phosphatase, which yields METDLSRAAGVRRTSANPASGFDGRPPDGGAAVVLDGHGNVGACTPAAEELLGAPARELCGRPLAELFVGADTWFPPGAGAPAPPVGPVVLRRRGDPAVEVRLEVLPLAGGGGEDGYVVRAVPAAVAAAGEQDEALVRALFGQTEIGLTLHDADLRIVRTNRAAGLELSAGAGFEPVAVPLGEVLVPKDAQIVEAQLERVARTGEPISERLVRVHCRKAPERELVVLMSAMRLEDGEGRCVGVAMTFSDITERHRAQRRSALVNGAEKLLLGSLDIVRVAQGLAGVLVPEYADLAAVDLTEAALVGEEPGDYSLGAPLRRVAVAARLGGWPAELLPAGASLRVRDPRNERVYQRTTVCVPDLSELQAALADDAEARRAVLPDEAASLLLMPLRARGRLLGAAVLWRDGGRPRFDEDDVALGTQVGARAGISLDNARRYAREHRAAEALQRNLLPQEVVRVSAAEATGSYVPAGTAAGVGGTWFDVIPLSSCRVAFVVGDVVGHGVEAAAAMGRLRTAVQTLSDMDLSPEELLTHLDDLVTRMSAAERTGPVAAPGGRQGTFLGSTCLYAVYDPITGVCTIASAGHPPPVLSVPGRTGAEFVEIKPGPPLGVGGLPFEPVESVLEPGTLLAFYTDKLLAHGEDGTEQRMRQLRDQVEAAALEDSSPAETGRTVLRHLVPEPPAHDVALLTARLRALPPEATATWEFPASPEAVSRAREAVSAQLTAWQLDDLAFSTELIVSELVTNSIRYAGGPVGVRLIRDKTLICEVSDPSQTQPRLRRALLTDEGGRGLFLVAQVSQRWGSRYTRHGKTIWTEQALTPD from the coding sequence ATGGAAACAGACCTATCCCGTGCCGCGGGGGTGAGGCGGACGAGTGCTAACCCTGCTTCCGGCTTCGACGGGCGGCCGCCGGACGGCGGTGCGGCCGTGGTGCTGGACGGCCACGGGAACGTAGGCGCCTGTACACCCGCCGCCGAGGAGCTGCTCGGCGCCCCGGCCCGGGAGCTGTGCGGCCGCCCGCTCGCCGAGCTGTTCGTCGGGGCGGACACGTGGTTCCCGCCGGGAGCCGGGGCACCGGCACCGCCGGTGGGCCCGGTGGTGCTGCGCCGTCGCGGCGACCCTGCCGTGGAGGTGCGGCTGGAGGTGCTGCCGCTGGCCGGCGGGGGCGGCGAGGACGGGTACGTCGTACGGGCGGTGCCAGCCGCCGTGGCGGCGGCCGGGGAGCAGGACGAGGCCCTGGTCCGTGCCCTGTTCGGGCAGACCGAGATCGGGCTGACCCTGCACGACGCCGATCTGCGCATCGTACGGACCAACCGCGCCGCCGGGCTCGAACTGTCCGCCGGGGCGGGGTTCGAGCCGGTCGCGGTGCCGCTCGGCGAGGTACTGGTGCCGAAGGACGCCCAGATCGTCGAGGCACAGCTGGAACGGGTCGCGCGGACCGGGGAGCCGATCTCCGAACGGCTGGTCAGGGTGCACTGCCGGAAGGCCCCCGAGCGGGAGCTCGTCGTCCTGATGTCGGCCATGCGGCTGGAGGACGGTGAGGGCCGCTGCGTCGGTGTCGCCATGACCTTCAGCGACATCACCGAGCGGCATCGCGCCCAGCGCCGCTCCGCGCTGGTCAACGGGGCCGAGAAGCTGCTGCTGGGGTCGCTGGACATCGTCCGTGTCGCCCAGGGGCTGGCCGGGGTGCTGGTGCCCGAGTACGCGGATCTGGCGGCGGTGGACCTCACGGAGGCGGCGCTGGTGGGTGAGGAGCCCGGCGACTACTCGCTCGGTGCTCCGCTGCGCCGGGTGGCGGTGGCGGCCCGGCTCGGCGGCTGGCCGGCGGAGCTCCTGCCGGCCGGCGCCTCGCTGCGGGTCCGGGATCCGCGGAACGAGCGCGTCTACCAGCGCACGACCGTGTGTGTGCCGGATCTGTCGGAGCTGCAGGCCGCGCTGGCCGACGACGCCGAGGCGCGTCGTGCGGTGCTGCCCGACGAGGCCGCCTCCCTGCTGCTGATGCCGCTGCGGGCGCGCGGGAGGCTGCTGGGCGCGGCGGTGCTGTGGCGCGACGGCGGCCGCCCCCGTTTCGACGAGGACGACGTCGCGCTGGGCACCCAGGTCGGCGCCCGGGCCGGGATCAGTCTGGACAACGCCCGGCGGTACGCCCGTGAGCATCGCGCGGCCGAGGCGCTGCAGCGCAATCTGCTGCCGCAGGAGGTGGTCCGGGTGAGCGCCGCCGAGGCGACCGGCTCCTATGTGCCGGCCGGCACCGCGGCCGGGGTCGGTGGGACCTGGTTCGATGTGATCCCGCTGTCCTCCTGCCGGGTCGCCTTCGTGGTGGGCGATGTGGTGGGGCACGGGGTGGAGGCGGCCGCGGCGATGGGACGCCTGCGGACCGCGGTGCAGACCCTGTCCGACATGGATCTCTCCCCCGAGGAGCTGCTGACCCACCTCGACGATCTGGTCACCCGGATGTCGGCGGCGGAGCGGACGGGGCCGGTCGCGGCGCCGGGCGGCAGGCAGGGCACCTTTCTCGGGTCCACCTGTCTGTACGCGGTGTACGACCCGATCACCGGGGTCTGCACCATCGCCAGCGCCGGACACCCGCCGCCCGTGCTGTCCGTTCCCGGGCGGACGGGCGCCGAGTTCGTGGAGATCAAGCCGGGGCCGCCGCTCGGCGTGGGCGGACTGCCGTTCGAGCCGGTGGAGTCCGTGCTGGAGCCGGGGACACTGCTCGCCTTCTACACCGACAAGCTGCTGGCGCACGGTGAGGACGGCACCGAGCAGCGGATGCGACAGCTGCGCGATCAGGTGGAGGCCGCCGCGCTGGAGGACAGCTCTCCGGCGGAGACCGGGCGGACGGTGCTCCGGCATCTGGTGCCCGAGCCGCCCGCCCATGATGTGGCCCTGCTGACGGCCCGGCTGCGTGCGCTGCCCCCCGAGGCCACCGCCACCTGGGAGTTCCCGGCCAGCCCCGAGGCCGTGTCCCGGGCGAGGGAGGCGGTCTCCGCGCAGCTGACGGCCTGGCAGCTGGACGATCTGGCCTTCAGCACCGAACTGATCGTCAGCGAGCTGGTGACCAACTCCATCCGGTACGCGGGCGGTCCGGTGGGCGTGCGGCTGATCAGGGACAAGACGCTGATCTGCGAGGTCTCCGACCCCAGCCAGACCCAGCCGCGGCTGCGCCGTGCCCTCCTCACCGACGAGGGCGGCCGGGGGCTCTTCCTGGTCGCCCAGGTGTCCCAGCGCTGGGGCAGCCGCTACACCCGCCATGGCAAGACCATCTGGACCGAACAGGCGCTGACGCCCGACTGA
- a CDS encoding PaaI family thioesterase, whose amino-acid sequence MPRSRTFEWEDPRVSAAAVGQQSGLDFLRGVLSGRLPAPPIAATLGFALEQVEFGHAVFTLEPGEEHYNPIGSVHGGVFATLLDSAAGCAVQSVLPAGTGYTSLDLNLKFLRPITVDTGKVRAVGAVLNQGRRTALAQAELFDSTDRLLAHATSSCMLFPVPSNSAPAETGTEPQEVKRSRT is encoded by the coding sequence ATGCCCAGGTCACGCACGTTCGAGTGGGAGGATCCCCGCGTCTCCGCCGCCGCGGTCGGGCAGCAGAGCGGTCTGGACTTCCTCCGGGGCGTGCTGAGCGGCCGGCTGCCCGCCCCGCCCATCGCCGCGACCCTCGGATTCGCGCTGGAACAGGTCGAGTTCGGCCATGCCGTCTTCACCCTGGAACCGGGGGAGGAGCACTACAACCCCATCGGCAGCGTCCACGGCGGTGTCTTCGCCACCCTGCTCGACTCGGCCGCCGGCTGCGCCGTGCAGTCCGTTCTCCCCGCGGGCACGGGATACACCTCGCTCGATCTGAACCTGAAGTTCCTGCGCCCGATCACCGTCGACACCGGCAAGGTGCGCGCCGTCGGGGCGGTCCTCAACCAGGGTCGCCGCACCGCCCTCGCCCAGGCCGAGCTGTTCGACTCCACGGACCGGCTGCTCGCCCACGCCACCAGCAGTTGCATGCTCTTCCCCGTGCCCTCGAACAGCGCACCCGCCGAGACGGGGACGGAGCCTCAGGAGGTGAAGCGTTCGCGGACCTGA
- a CDS encoding winged helix-turn-helix transcriptional regulator, with protein sequence MTWLETSTENCTVQRTLDLIGEKWSLLVLRDAMNGVRRFDDFRRHMGLSEAVLAARLRTLVAAGILDTVPYREPGRRTRHEYRLTRKGWELWPVMIALKQWGDRYTADPEGPPLDVRHRDCGEPLEAVVVCAGGHGPLTPREAAARPGRAARAVS encoded by the coding sequence ATGACCTGGCTTGAGACCAGCACCGAGAACTGCACGGTGCAGCGCACCCTCGACCTGATCGGTGAGAAGTGGTCGCTGCTGGTACTGCGCGACGCCATGAACGGGGTGCGCCGCTTCGACGACTTCCGTCGGCATATGGGACTGTCCGAGGCGGTACTGGCGGCCCGGCTGCGCACGCTGGTCGCCGCCGGGATCCTGGACACCGTGCCGTACCGGGAGCCGGGCCGTCGCACCCGGCACGAGTACCGTCTCACCCGCAAGGGCTGGGAGCTGTGGCCCGTGATGATCGCTCTCAAGCAGTGGGGCGACCGCTACACCGCGGACCCGGAGGGGCCCCCGCTGGACGTCCGCCACCGTGACTGCGGCGAGCCGCTGGAGGCCGTGGTCGTGTGCGCCGGGGGCCATGGTCCGCTCACCCCACGCGAGGCCGCCGCACGACCCGGCCGCGCGGCGCGCGCCGTGAGCTGA
- a CDS encoding DUF1330 domain-containing protein — MPAYAIAHLQEAAPHPEVAAYIERIGATFAPYGGRFLVHGTRHEVKEGSWPGHVVVIGFPGIAEARAWWDSPAYREIAPLRSRHIEGDIILVEGVPEGYDPGVTALALRGSLPSE, encoded by the coding sequence ATGCCCGCCTACGCCATAGCCCATCTGCAGGAGGCCGCCCCGCACCCGGAGGTCGCCGCATACATCGAACGGATCGGCGCCACCTTCGCGCCGTACGGCGGCCGTTTCCTGGTGCACGGCACACGGCACGAGGTGAAGGAGGGCAGCTGGCCCGGACATGTCGTGGTGATCGGTTTCCCGGGGATCGCCGAGGCGCGGGCCTGGTGGGACTCACCCGCCTACCGGGAGATCGCGCCGCTGCGCTCCCGGCACATCGAGGGCGACATCATCCTGGTCGAGGGAGTCCCCGAGGGCTACGACCCCGGGGTCACCGCACTGGCGCTCCGCGGCTCCCTGCCCTCCGAATGA
- a CDS encoding FtsW/RodA/SpoVE family cell cycle protein: MSGRRGPAGRRGSPSPRTVELALLLGALLICGYGSAEVALATTGELPPGLWTWFAVAAVLPLACHAAVRRFAPHADPLILPLATLLSGLGLILIHRLDIAYESRYDSATAASGQMMWCAVAVAVFIGAVMLFKDHRKLQKYPYLTITVGLVLLMAPAFYPGDVYGAKRWIFLGPISFQPGEFVKIVIVVFFAGYLTLRRDALALAGRRFMGMYLPRGRQLGPVAAVWILSLLVLVLERDLGTSLIFFGLFVIMLYVATERTSWVLFGVLMFAVGAFVVGSLEPHVHGRVVAWLHPMDIYLPPDQRPAGLISDQAAQALFSFGSGGILGTGLGQGHPELIGFAGRSDFILTTVGEELGLTGVTAVILLYALLAERGLRTAITVTDPFGKLLAVGLAASLVLQVFVVVGGVSGLIPLTGKALPFLAQGGSSMVANWLLVALLVKVSDTARRPLPAPSLDLSAAETQIVRTRADVADSRARPSGSPAP, encoded by the coding sequence ATGAGCGGTCGACGTGGGCCGGCCGGGCGACGGGGGAGTCCGAGCCCCCGCACCGTGGAACTGGCGCTGCTGCTGGGCGCCCTGCTCATCTGCGGGTACGGCAGTGCCGAGGTGGCCCTGGCCACCACCGGGGAACTGCCGCCGGGCCTGTGGACATGGTTCGCGGTCGCCGCCGTGCTGCCGCTGGCCTGCCATGCCGCCGTACGCCGGTTCGCCCCCCACGCCGATCCGCTGATCCTGCCGCTGGCCACCCTGCTCAGCGGTCTCGGTCTGATCCTCATCCACCGTCTCGACATCGCCTATGAGAGCCGCTACGACTCGGCGACCGCGGCCTCGGGGCAGATGATGTGGTGCGCCGTCGCGGTGGCGGTGTTCATCGGGGCGGTGATGCTGTTCAAGGACCACCGCAAGCTCCAGAAGTATCCGTATCTCACCATCACCGTCGGACTGGTGCTGCTGATGGCGCCCGCCTTCTACCCGGGGGACGTCTACGGCGCCAAGCGATGGATCTTCCTGGGGCCCATCTCCTTCCAGCCCGGCGAGTTCGTGAAGATCGTCATCGTGGTGTTCTTCGCCGGCTATCTGACGCTGCGCAGGGACGCCCTGGCGCTCGCCGGCCGACGGTTCATGGGCATGTATCTGCCGCGGGGCCGGCAGCTGGGCCCGGTCGCGGCGGTGTGGATCCTCAGCCTGCTGGTCCTGGTCCTCGAACGGGACCTGGGGACGTCGCTGATCTTCTTCGGCCTCTTTGTGATCATGCTGTACGTCGCCACCGAGCGGACCAGCTGGGTGCTGTTCGGTGTCCTCATGTTCGCCGTCGGGGCCTTCGTCGTGGGCTCCCTGGAGCCCCATGTCCATGGGCGCGTGGTCGCCTGGCTGCACCCCATGGACATCTATCTGCCACCGGACCAGCGCCCGGCGGGGCTCATCTCGGACCAGGCCGCCCAGGCCCTGTTCAGCTTCGGCTCCGGCGGAATCCTGGGCACCGGCCTCGGCCAGGGCCACCCGGAACTCATCGGCTTCGCGGGCCGCAGCGACTTCATCCTCACCACGGTGGGCGAGGAACTCGGCCTGACCGGTGTGACGGCCGTGATCCTCCTCTATGCGCTGCTCGCCGAACGGGGGCTGCGCACCGCGATCACGGTGACCGATCCCTTCGGCAAACTGCTCGCCGTGGGCCTGGCCGCCTCGCTCGTCCTCCAGGTCTTCGTCGTGGTGGGCGGTGTCTCCGGACTGATCCCCCTCACCGGCAAGGCCCTGCCCTTCCTGGCTCAGGGAGGCTCCTCCATGGTGGCCAACTGGCTTCTGGTCGCCCTCCTCGTCAAGGTCAGCGACACCGCGCGCCGCCCCCTGCCGGCGCCGTCCCTGGATCTGAGCGCCGCCGAGACACAGATCGTCCGGACCCGGGCGGACGTGGCCGACAGCCGCGCCCGGCCGTCCGGGTCTCCTGCACCCTGA
- the rodA gene encoding rod shape-determining protein RodA — MSPGRRGPGVSGTRARSALGSMLRRLDWPLLGAALTLSLLGAVLVYSATRGRTQLTDGDPYAFLVRHLLNTAIGIVLAALTVWLGPRRLRDLVPVLYGVTLLLVLLVLTPVGATINGSRRWIVVAGVSIQPAEFVKVTIVLAMALLLATKVDTGDRSRPDRRSVLESLAVAGVPALLVLLTPDLGQFMGIGVIVLGVLLASDASVRWVAALLVSGLVGAVLVWQLHLLDQYQVNRFAAFADPALDPSGVGYNTSQARIAIGAGGLLGQGLFHGAQTTGQFVPEQQTDFVFSVAGEELGFVGAGALIALLGVVLWRALRTARACPDLYGTVVAAGVVAWLAFQAFENIGMNLGIMPVTGLPLPFVSYGGSSMFAGWIAVGILQGIRLQRPLSA; from the coding sequence GTGTCCCCGGGGCGGCGGGGGCCCGGGGTGTCGGGGACACGGGCCCGGTCGGCCCTCGGCTCGATGCTGCGGCGGCTGGACTGGCCGCTGCTCGGCGCGGCGCTGACACTGTCTCTGCTCGGGGCGGTGCTGGTGTACTCCGCCACCCGCGGGCGCACCCAGCTGACGGACGGTGATCCGTACGCCTTCCTGGTGCGCCACCTCCTCAACACCGCCATCGGGATCGTCCTGGCCGCCCTCACGGTGTGGCTGGGCCCACGCCGACTGCGTGATCTGGTGCCCGTGCTGTACGGCGTCACCCTGCTGCTGGTGCTCCTTGTGCTGACCCCGGTCGGCGCCACCATCAACGGGTCGCGGCGCTGGATCGTCGTCGCCGGGGTCTCGATCCAGCCCGCGGAGTTCGTCAAGGTCACGATCGTGCTGGCGATGGCACTGCTGCTGGCCACCAAGGTGGACACGGGCGACCGCAGCCGCCCGGACCGCCGCAGTGTGCTCGAGTCCCTGGCGGTGGCGGGCGTTCCCGCCCTCCTCGTCCTGCTCACCCCGGACCTCGGGCAGTTCATGGGCATCGGGGTCATCGTCCTCGGGGTGCTGCTCGCCTCGGACGCGTCGGTGCGCTGGGTCGCCGCCCTGCTGGTGTCCGGCCTGGTGGGCGCCGTGCTGGTGTGGCAGTTGCATCTGCTGGACCAGTACCAGGTCAACCGGTTCGCCGCGTTCGCCGACCCCGCCCTGGACCCCTCCGGCGTGGGCTACAACACCAGCCAGGCGCGCATCGCCATCGGGGCCGGAGGGCTGCTCGGGCAGGGACTCTTCCACGGTGCGCAGACCACCGGGCAGTTCGTGCCCGAACAGCAGACCGACTTCGTCTTCAGTGTGGCCGGGGAGGAGTTGGGGTTCGTGGGCGCCGGGGCGCTGATCGCCCTGCTCGGCGTCGTGCTGTGGCGGGCGCTGCGCACCGCCCGTGCCTGCCCCGATCTGTACGGGACGGTGGTCGCGGCGGGCGTCGTCGCCTGGCTGGCCTTCCAGGCGTTCGAGAACATCGGCATGAATCTGGGCATCATGCCGGTCACCGGCCTGCCGCTGCCCTTTGTGAGCTACGGCGGCTCGTCGATGTTCGCCGGCTGGATCGCCGTCGGCATCCTCCAGGGGATCCGCCTGCAACGCCCCTTGTCCGCCTGA
- a CDS encoding YceI family protein translates to MTVAVETGTWQLDPARSTVGVQHKTMWGMVTVKGIFTGLKGEGEVSPDGSASGSITLAAASLDTENAKRDTHLRSPHFFDTDRHPEITFAVRSATPGDDKAIQVAGQLTVRGISRPQSFTAHFTEANADAVTLVAEFTVDREQFGMGWNQLGMIRGRTTVTGSLHFVHAAS, encoded by the coding sequence ATGACTGTGGCAGTCGAAACTGGCACCTGGCAGCTCGATCCCGCCCGCTCCACCGTCGGTGTCCAGCACAAGACGATGTGGGGCATGGTCACCGTGAAGGGCATCTTCACCGGCCTCAAGGGTGAGGGTGAGGTCAGCCCCGACGGGTCCGCCAGCGGTTCGATCACCCTGGCCGCCGCCTCCCTCGACACCGAGAACGCCAAGCGCGACACACACCTGCGGTCCCCCCACTTCTTCGACACAGACCGGCACCCCGAGATCACCTTTGCCGTGCGCAGCGCGACTCCCGGGGACGACAAGGCGATCCAGGTCGCCGGTCAGCTGACCGTGCGGGGCATCAGCCGTCCGCAGTCGTTCACCGCGCACTTCACCGAGGCGAACGCCGACGCGGTCACGCTCGTGGCGGAGTTCACCGTGGACCGGGAACAGTTCGGCATGGGCTGGAACCAGCTGGGCATGATCCGCGGCCGCACCACCGTGACCGGATCCCTCCACTTCGTTCACGCGGCATCCTGA
- a CDS encoding MarR family winged helix-turn-helix transcriptional regulator: MADSPIPADPPGHDATGESALLPPELRAWMGLLAAAGAIEQQLRARVKKTLGVSHDEFLVLCLLADGPATGLRMTQIAEHLGRPKTRLTYQVACLQRAGLITRSTTCGDRRGIQVTLTDKARQLLREASPALAEAVARAVKGLEGPHECAMMQNLLPKPTDAEDIT; the protein is encoded by the coding sequence ATGGCCGACTCACCCATCCCCGCCGACCCGCCCGGACACGACGCGACAGGCGAGTCAGCCCTCCTGCCACCCGAACTACGGGCCTGGATGGGGCTGCTGGCCGCGGCTGGCGCGATCGAACAGCAACTGCGCGCCCGCGTGAAGAAGACACTCGGCGTCTCCCACGACGAATTCCTCGTGCTGTGCCTCCTGGCCGACGGGCCCGCCACCGGCCTGCGCATGACGCAGATCGCCGAACACCTCGGCCGCCCCAAGACCCGGCTCACCTACCAGGTCGCCTGCCTCCAGCGCGCCGGACTCATCACCCGCAGCACCACCTGCGGCGACCGGCGCGGCATCCAGGTGACGCTCACCGACAAGGCACGGCAGCTCCTGAGGGAAGCCTCCCCCGCCCTGGCCGAAGCCGTCGCCCGAGCCGTCAAGGGGCTGGAGGGCCCACACGAGTGCGCAATGATGCAAAATCTGCTGCCGAAGCCGACGGACGCCGAAGACATCACATAG
- a CDS encoding DUF1963 domain-containing protein, protein MEEHFDPDTVSELQAAVPMVPIVQVHQADAPGVPFPEGTDLLQVLWCPYAHGEYCYPLPQVHWRDSGAIKDILPTPEPVEALPKDWYPDPCVVHPEQVTEYPSRDLSRDTHDALHARFEELKATTGLYYSYHLAEAPGIKLGGYPGWTQEPCWPDCEACGDRMEHLLTVASEEFDGESWRTWLPVEDRTDSGWTEAADNPAGLCLGDVGGVYIFECRTCLDRPIGHWFDCS, encoded by the coding sequence GTGGAGGAGCACTTCGACCCCGACACCGTGAGCGAGCTCCAGGCTGCCGTGCCCATGGTTCCCATCGTCCAGGTCCACCAGGCGGACGCACCCGGAGTCCCCTTCCCGGAGGGAACCGACCTGCTGCAGGTGCTGTGGTGCCCTTATGCGCACGGCGAGTACTGCTACCCCCTGCCGCAGGTGCACTGGAGGGACTCTGGTGCCATCAAAGACATACTGCCGACTCCGGAGCCGGTGGAAGCCCTCCCGAAGGACTGGTATCCGGACCCGTGTGTGGTCCACCCGGAGCAGGTGACCGAGTACCCCAGCCGGGACCTTTCCCGGGACACGCATGACGCGTTGCATGCCCGTTTCGAAGAGCTGAAGGCAACGACCGGCCTGTACTACTCGTATCACTTGGCTGAGGCGCCCGGGATCAAGCTGGGCGGATACCCCGGCTGGACACAGGAACCCTGCTGGCCCGACTGCGAAGCCTGCGGTGACCGCATGGAGCACTTGCTGACCGTCGCGAGCGAGGAATTCGACGGAGAGTCCTGGCGTACGTGGCTGCCGGTGGAGGACAGAACCGACAGCGGTTGGACAGAAGCCGCGGACAATCCCGCAGGCTTGTGCCTCGGCGACGTCGGAGGCGTGTACATCTTCGAGTGCCGAACCTGCCTGGACCGCCCCATCGGGCACTGGTTCGACTGCTCGTGA